GGCGCGCAGCACGGTCTGGAGAATCAGCGTGGCGGCGTCGAAGTGCTGGTCGAGCAGGTGCTGGTCGACGGTCAGGGTGCGCGGCGTGCCGATATTGGCGCGGATCAGCGGGTCAGGGTGCGAGCCGACATCCACCACTACGCGCAGGCCGAATTCGTCGGCCAGCTGCAGGCCGTGGGCGCCCTTGAGGAAGATCGCGTCGATGTCGCCGCGCAGCAGGCCGATCAGCTCGTTGTTGCGCTGGCGCACGCGGTTGCCGTTGAAGGTGATCTGCGCGCCGTAGACGTGGCGCACCGGGTCGTCGCTGTAGGTGCCGCCGTAGGGGTAGTCGACCAGCTCGACCTCATCGACGCGCAGGCCTTCCAGGCTCAGGGCGTTTTCCAGGCCGCGCAGGGCCTGGGCGCGGGTGAAGTCGATCTGCACGTTGGCCCATTTGGGCAGGCCGAAGCGGCGGTTCTTCAGGTCGCGGATGCTGTGCACGCCGCTGTCGGGGCTGGTCACCAGCAGTTGCACTTCGTCGCCCCAGGACAGGCCGATCACCCGCGTGGCGCGGCCCGTGGCCCTGGCCCAGATGGCCGGAATATTGCCGCCGTGGCGCACCGAGTTGTGCAGGTGATGGTCGTAGTGGGCTTCGCGCACTTCGCGGTCGGAGGACTCGCGCAGTGCCTGGATGCGCGTGCCGAGCGGCTGGAAGGCTTGCGCCAGGCGGCCGGATTCGACGGCAATGCCGAGCCCGGTGGGAACCGGGCTGTGGGTGTACCAGAGGGTGTCCAGGGGTGTGCTCATAAACTAACGGGGTTCCACAAAAGCCTGGCCCCGCGACCGTTGTCGGTGCGGGGCAGGGGAAGTCAGCCGGCGCGTTTGGCGACTGCGCTGCGCAGGGTTTCCAGCGGGCGCGGGTCGATCCAGTCGCGCACCGAGAAGGTCTGCGGGATGAAGGCCCAGCGCTGCAGGAAGTCGGTGAAATCCTGCAGGGCGACGATGGAGCGCTCGTCGAGGTTGGTGCGCAGGCGCTGGTGGGCGTCGTCGCCGTAGGCCTGGGTCACCCAGAACTCGCTGCTGTTGGTCTCGCGGGCCAGGTAGCGGTGGGTGTCGTCCGGGTGGGTCCAGGCCCATTCCTCGGCGCGCAGCACCGAGCTGAGGATGCCGACCGCGCTGTCGTAGTGCTGCTCGAGCAGGTTGAGGTCGACGCTCAGGGTGCGCGGCGTGCCGTTGTTGGCGCGGATCAGCGGCTCAGGGTGCGAGCCGGTGTCGATCACCGTGTGCAGGCCGAACTGCTGGGCCAGCTGTGCGGCGCTGGCGCCCTTGAGGAAGATCGCGTCCACCTCGCCACGCAGTAGGCCGACCAGCTCGGCGTTCTGCCCGCCACGCCGGCCACCGAAGGCGGCCAGGCCGTTGCGGCTCTGCGCCGCTTCATCGCTGAAGGTGCCGCCCTGCAGGTAGTCGACCAGTTCGACGTCGCTGACTTCCAGGCCGTCCAGCTTCAGTGCGTTTTCCAGGCCACGGATGGCCTGGGCGCGGGTAAAGTCGATCTGCGCGTTGGCCCAGTTGGGCAGGCCGAACTTGCGGCCCTTGAGGTCCTTGGCGGTTTTGATGCCGCTGTCCGGGGTGGTCAGGATCAGCTGCACCTCGTCGGCCCAGGACAGGCCGATCACCCGCGTTTCGCGGCCGCTGGCGCGGGCCCAGATGGCCGGGATGTTGCCGCCGTGGCGGACCGAGTTCTGCAGGGTATGGTCGAAGTGCGATTCGCGCACCGCCTGGTTGTCCGACTCGCGCAGCGACTTGATGCTGGTGCCCTGGGCGCCCAGGGTTTCCTCCAGCCAGCCTTTCTGCACGGCGATGCCAAGGCCGGTCGGAACCGGGCAGCGGGTGTACCAGAGAGTGTCCAGTGGTTTACTCATGATGGGCTTCCTTGCTGATCAGGCGCGCTTGAGCGCAGTGGGTTGGCTGTCGGTTTGGCTTGTGCGGGCGTGTACCAGCGGCAGGACTTCCTGGCCAATGCGCAGGG
The window above is part of the Pseudomonas alcaligenes genome. Proteins encoded here:
- a CDS encoding ABC transporter substrate-binding protein, whose amino-acid sequence is MSKPLDTLWYTRCPVPTGLGIAVQKGWLEETLGAQGTSIKSLRESDNQAVRESHFDHTLQNSVRHGGNIPAIWARASGRETRVIGLSWADEVQLILTTPDSGIKTAKDLKGRKFGLPNWANAQIDFTRAQAIRGLENALKLDGLEVSDVELVDYLQGGTFSDEAAQSRNGLAAFGGRRGGQNAELVGLLRGEVDAIFLKGASAAQLAQQFGLHTVIDTGSHPEPLIRANNGTPRTLSVDLNLLEQHYDSAVGILSSVLRAEEWAWTHPDDTHRYLARETNSSEFWVTQAYGDDAHQRLRTNLDERSIVALQDFTDFLQRWAFIPQTFSVRDWIDPRPLETLRSAVAKRAG
- a CDS encoding ABC transporter substrate-binding protein, yielding MSTPLDTLWYTHSPVPTGLGIAVESGRLAQAFQPLGTRIQALRESSDREVREAHYDHHLHNSVRHGGNIPAIWARATGRATRVIGLSWGDEVQLLVTSPDSGVHSIRDLKNRRFGLPKWANVQIDFTRAQALRGLENALSLEGLRVDEVELVDYPYGGTYSDDPVRHVYGAQITFNGNRVRQRNNELIGLLRGDIDAIFLKGAHGLQLADEFGLRVVVDVGSHPDPLIRANIGTPRTLTVDQHLLDQHFDAATLILQTVLRAEQWAWAHPEETRRFLARELNTSEYWVANAYGDDAHLRLQTNLAERSIGALQDLTNFLERWDFIPRGFDVRQWIEPRPFEQLLETVNVAI